The following are from one region of the Odontesthes bonariensis isolate fOdoBon6 chromosome 16, fOdoBon6.hap1, whole genome shotgun sequence genome:
- the ttc1 gene encoding tetratricopeptide repeat protein 1: protein MSRRGAAAKARGKEPEPEEDFYDCQETLEPPHLREEEEEEEGEEKKKRDSEEETQQDTKRSEESHSQTDRRDEERETRGRQEEEEEEKEMKEEEEEEMMEEELKEEVCREVEFDDDYLREVEKELTEEEKESRRQQSLSLKEAGNTQFKAGEWPEAERSYTEALALCPVCFSRERAVLFSNRAAARLHQELKDQAISDCSRAIDLDPDYLRAWLRRAELHEQTEKLDEALEDYKKVLERDPNHSGARQACMRLPQQIQERNEKLKEEMMSKLKDLGNMVLRPFGLSTNNFQVNQDPASGSYSINFVQNNR from the exons ATGAGCCggagaggagcagctgcaaAGGCCCGAGGGAAGGAGCCGGAGCCGGAGGAGGACTTCTACGACTGCCAGGAGACTCTGGAGCCTCCTCACctcagagaggaagaggaggaggaggagggagaggagaagaagaagagagacaGCGAGGAGGAAACCCAACAGGACACTAAACGTTCAGAAGAGTCTCACAGTCAAACAGACAGAAGAGACGAAGAGAGAGAGACGAGAGGACgacaggaagaggaggaagaggagaaggagatgaaggaggaggaagaggaagagatgatggaggaggagctgaaggagGAGGTCTGCAGAGAGGTGGAGTTTGATGATGACTACCTGAGGGAGGTGGAGAAGGAGCTgacggaggaggagaaggag AGCCGAAGGCAGCAGAGTTTATCTCTGAAGGAGGCGGGAAATACACAATTTAAAGCTGGAG AATGGCCAGAGGCTGAGCGCAGCTACACGGAGGCGTTGGCTTTGTGTCCTGTTTGTTTCAGCCGAGAGAGAGCCGTGCTGTTCTCCAACAGAGCTGCTGCAAGGCTGCATCAG GAGCTGAAGGATCAGGccatctcagactgcagcagag CGATTGACCTGGATCCAGACTACCTGCGGGCGTGGCTGAGGAGGGCGGAGCTTCACGAGCAGACTGAGAAGCTGGACGAAGCTCTGGAGGACTACAAGAAGGTTCTGGAACGAGACCCGAACCACAGCGGGGCCAGGCAGGCCTGCATG AGGCTGCCTCAGCAGATTCAAGAGAGAAACGAGAAGTTGAAGGAGGAGATGATGA GTAAGCTGAAGGACTTGGGCAACATGGTGCTGAGGCCATTTGGACTCTCCACCAACAACTTCCAGGTGAACCAGGACCCGGCCAGCGGCTCCTACTCCATCAACTTTGTCCAGAACaacagatga
- the pfdn1 gene encoding prefoldin subunit 1 — protein sequence MSAPVDLELKKAFSELQVKMIDTQQKVKLADLQIDQLTRVQKHAKLTHAEIATLPDNTRLYEGVGRMFVLQSKEEINNLLTDKQKTVDEKIKELEQRKVYLERSVKEAEDNIREMLMSRRAQ from the exons ATGTCTGCGCCCGTGGATCTGGAGCTAAAGAAG GCCTTCTCGGAGCTGCAGGTGAAGATGATCGACACGCAGCAGAAGGTGAAGCTGGCCGACCTGCAGATCGATCAGCTGACCCGAGTTCAGAAACACGCCAAGCTCACGCACGCCGAGATCGCCACGCTGCCCGACAACACGCGGCTGTACGAGGGCGTCGGACGCAT GTTCGTTCTTCAGTCAAAGGAGGAGATCAATAACCTGCTGACGGACAAACAGAAGACTGTCGATGAGAAGATCAAAGAGCTCGAG cagaggAAGGTGTACCTGGAGCGCAGCGTCAAAGAAGCCGAGGACAACATCAGAGAGATGCTGATGTCCAGGAGAGCTCAGTGA